A genomic stretch from Aedes albopictus strain Foshan chromosome 2, AalbF5, whole genome shotgun sequence includes:
- the LOC109621808 gene encoding proton-coupled amino acid transporter-like protein CG1139 isoform X1 — MEDFTPLINLQGSRRMKNEREPLLSTSDNSLDGSHNEHQHLLARPDLRSSPENMIVDVNNDNDSLSQSASKDDPAYGSASETYDPSMHRTLEHPTTNMDTMIHLLKGNIGTGILAMPDAFKNAGLYVGLFGTLLMGAICTHCMHMLVRCSHELCRRLQVPSLNFAEVCYRSFETGPMGMRRYSNLARSLVNMFLVITQLGFCCVYFVFVAANLKEVVAHYFFDLDTRVYLLLMLVPMVLLNLVKNLKFLTPVSLIAACLTVAGLACTFYFVLQDLPNTHSVKPWASWAQLPLYFGTAVYAFEGIGIVLPLENNMKTPEDFGGWTGVLNTGMVIVACLYTAVGFFGYLKYGEDVQGSITLNLPGDQFIAQLVRIMMALAIFFSYGLQFYVPISILNPSIRRRLHSEQAQLIGEYLLRVGLVVFTFLLAAMIPNLGAVISLVGAVSSSTLALIFPPLIEIITFWPDGLGRNYWVLWKDIAIMTFGICGFVFGTYTSVAQIINPDLH; from the exons GGTTCTCGAAGGATGAAAAACGAGCGAGAACCCTTGCTAAGCACCTCGGACAACTCGTTGGATGGATCGCACAATGAACACCAGCATCTGCTAGCACGGCCGGATCTGCGCAGCTCTCCGGAGAATATGATCGTTGATGTGAACAACGATAACGACAGTCTTTCGCAGTCGGCCTCCAAGGACGATCCCGCCTATGGTTCGGCCAGTGAGACGTACGATCCCTCGATGCACCGAACGCTGGAACATCCCACCACCAACATGGACACGATGATTCACCTGCTGAAGGGAAACATCGGAACCGGGATCCTCGCGATGCCGGACGCCTTCAAGAATGCCGGATTGTACGTGGGCCTGTTTGGGACATTGCTGATGGGTGCGATCTGCACCCACTGTATGCACATGTTGGTCAGGTGCTCGCACGAACTGTGCCGACGGTTGCAGGTCCCTTcgctcaactttgccgaagtatGCTATCGATCGTTCGAAACGGGACCCATGGGGATGCGACGATATTCGAATCTAGCACGGAGTCTGGTCAATATGTTCCTGGTGATCACCCAGTTGGGCTTCTGCTGTGTGTACTTTGTGTTCGTGGCCGCGAACCTGAAGGAAGTGGTCGCGCATTACTTCTTCGATCTAGATACTAGGGTCTATCTTCTGCTGATGTTGGTTCCAATGGTGCTGTTGAATCTGGTAAAGAACCTGAAATTTCTGACGCCGGTTTCGCTGATCGCGGCTTGTCTTACTGTGGCAG GTCTCGCGTGCACGTTCTACTTTGTCCTCCAGGATTTACCGAACACGCATTCGGTGAAACCGTGGGCGTCGTGGGCACAGTTGCCACTCTACTTTGGAACGGCAGTCTATGCATTTGAGGGAATTGGGATTGTATTGCCGTTGGAGAACAACATGAAAACTCCGGAGGATTTTGGTGGATGGACTGGAGTGCTCAATACGGGAATGGTGATCGTTGCCTGTCTCTACACGGCTGTGGGATTCTTCGGCTACCTGAAATACGGTGAAGACGTACAAGGAAGCATCACGCTTAATCTACCCGGAGATCAATT CATCGCCCAACTGGTCCGGATCATGATGGCCCTGGCCATATTCTTCTCCTACGGTCTGCAGTTCTACGTTCCCATTTCGATCCTGAACCCGTCAATTCGCCGGAGGCTCCACTCCGAGCAGGCCCAACTAATCGGTGAGTATCTGCTGCGGGTCGGCCTGGTGGTATTTACCTTCCTGCTGGCGGCCATGATCCCCAACCTGGGGGCCGTCATTTCGCTGGTCGGCGCAGTCAGTAGCTCCACGCTGGCATTGATCTTCCCGCCGTTGATCGAGATCATAACATTTTGGCCCGATGGCCTCGGACGGAACTACTGGGTCCTGTGGAAGGATATTGCCATTATGACCTTCGGGATCTGTGGGTTCGTGTTCGGGACGTACACCAGCGTGGCGCAGATCATCAATCCGGATTTACACTAA
- the LOC109621808 gene encoding proton-coupled amino acid transporter-like protein CG1139 isoform X2: protein MGSRRMKNEREPLLSTSDNSLDGSHNEHQHLLARPDLRSSPENMIVDVNNDNDSLSQSASKDDPAYGSASETYDPSMHRTLEHPTTNMDTMIHLLKGNIGTGILAMPDAFKNAGLYVGLFGTLLMGAICTHCMHMLVRCSHELCRRLQVPSLNFAEVCYRSFETGPMGMRRYSNLARSLVNMFLVITQLGFCCVYFVFVAANLKEVVAHYFFDLDTRVYLLLMLVPMVLLNLVKNLKFLTPVSLIAACLTVAGLACTFYFVLQDLPNTHSVKPWASWAQLPLYFGTAVYAFEGIGIVLPLENNMKTPEDFGGWTGVLNTGMVIVACLYTAVGFFGYLKYGEDVQGSITLNLPGDQFIAQLVRIMMALAIFFSYGLQFYVPISILNPSIRRRLHSEQAQLIGEYLLRVGLVVFTFLLAAMIPNLGAVISLVGAVSSSTLALIFPPLIEIITFWPDGLGRNYWVLWKDIAIMTFGICGFVFGTYTSVAQIINPDLH from the exons ATG GGTTCTCGAAGGATGAAAAACGAGCGAGAACCCTTGCTAAGCACCTCGGACAACTCGTTGGATGGATCGCACAATGAACACCAGCATCTGCTAGCACGGCCGGATCTGCGCAGCTCTCCGGAGAATATGATCGTTGATGTGAACAACGATAACGACAGTCTTTCGCAGTCGGCCTCCAAGGACGATCCCGCCTATGGTTCGGCCAGTGAGACGTACGATCCCTCGATGCACCGAACGCTGGAACATCCCACCACCAACATGGACACGATGATTCACCTGCTGAAGGGAAACATCGGAACCGGGATCCTCGCGATGCCGGACGCCTTCAAGAATGCCGGATTGTACGTGGGCCTGTTTGGGACATTGCTGATGGGTGCGATCTGCACCCACTGTATGCACATGTTGGTCAGGTGCTCGCACGAACTGTGCCGACGGTTGCAGGTCCCTTcgctcaactttgccgaagtatGCTATCGATCGTTCGAAACGGGACCCATGGGGATGCGACGATATTCGAATCTAGCACGGAGTCTGGTCAATATGTTCCTGGTGATCACCCAGTTGGGCTTCTGCTGTGTGTACTTTGTGTTCGTGGCCGCGAACCTGAAGGAAGTGGTCGCGCATTACTTCTTCGATCTAGATACTAGGGTCTATCTTCTGCTGATGTTGGTTCCAATGGTGCTGTTGAATCTGGTAAAGAACCTGAAATTTCTGACGCCGGTTTCGCTGATCGCGGCTTGTCTTACTGTGGCAG GTCTCGCGTGCACGTTCTACTTTGTCCTCCAGGATTTACCGAACACGCATTCGGTGAAACCGTGGGCGTCGTGGGCACAGTTGCCACTCTACTTTGGAACGGCAGTCTATGCATTTGAGGGAATTGGGATTGTATTGCCGTTGGAGAACAACATGAAAACTCCGGAGGATTTTGGTGGATGGACTGGAGTGCTCAATACGGGAATGGTGATCGTTGCCTGTCTCTACACGGCTGTGGGATTCTTCGGCTACCTGAAATACGGTGAAGACGTACAAGGAAGCATCACGCTTAATCTACCCGGAGATCAATT CATCGCCCAACTGGTCCGGATCATGATGGCCCTGGCCATATTCTTCTCCTACGGTCTGCAGTTCTACGTTCCCATTTCGATCCTGAACCCGTCAATTCGCCGGAGGCTCCACTCCGAGCAGGCCCAACTAATCGGTGAGTATCTGCTGCGGGTCGGCCTGGTGGTATTTACCTTCCTGCTGGCGGCCATGATCCCCAACCTGGGGGCCGTCATTTCGCTGGTCGGCGCAGTCAGTAGCTCCACGCTGGCATTGATCTTCCCGCCGTTGATCGAGATCATAACATTTTGGCCCGATGGCCTCGGACGGAACTACTGGGTCCTGTGGAAGGATATTGCCATTATGACCTTCGGGATCTGTGGGTTCGTGTTCGGGACGTACACCAGCGTGGCGCAGATCATCAATCCGGATTTACACTAA
- the LOC109621808 gene encoding proton-coupled amino acid transporter-like protein CG1139 isoform X3 yields MKNEREPLLSTSDNSLDGSHNEHQHLLARPDLRSSPENMIVDVNNDNDSLSQSASKDDPAYGSASETYDPSMHRTLEHPTTNMDTMIHLLKGNIGTGILAMPDAFKNAGLYVGLFGTLLMGAICTHCMHMLVRCSHELCRRLQVPSLNFAEVCYRSFETGPMGMRRYSNLARSLVNMFLVITQLGFCCVYFVFVAANLKEVVAHYFFDLDTRVYLLLMLVPMVLLNLVKNLKFLTPVSLIAACLTVAGLACTFYFVLQDLPNTHSVKPWASWAQLPLYFGTAVYAFEGIGIVLPLENNMKTPEDFGGWTGVLNTGMVIVACLYTAVGFFGYLKYGEDVQGSITLNLPGDQFIAQLVRIMMALAIFFSYGLQFYVPISILNPSIRRRLHSEQAQLIGEYLLRVGLVVFTFLLAAMIPNLGAVISLVGAVSSSTLALIFPPLIEIITFWPDGLGRNYWVLWKDIAIMTFGICGFVFGTYTSVAQIINPDLH; encoded by the exons ATGAAAAACGAGCGAGAACCCTTGCTAAGCACCTCGGACAACTCGTTGGATGGATCGCACAATGAACACCAGCATCTGCTAGCACGGCCGGATCTGCGCAGCTCTCCGGAGAATATGATCGTTGATGTGAACAACGATAACGACAGTCTTTCGCAGTCGGCCTCCAAGGACGATCCCGCCTATGGTTCGGCCAGTGAGACGTACGATCCCTCGATGCACCGAACGCTGGAACATCCCACCACCAACATGGACACGATGATTCACCTGCTGAAGGGAAACATCGGAACCGGGATCCTCGCGATGCCGGACGCCTTCAAGAATGCCGGATTGTACGTGGGCCTGTTTGGGACATTGCTGATGGGTGCGATCTGCACCCACTGTATGCACATGTTGGTCAGGTGCTCGCACGAACTGTGCCGACGGTTGCAGGTCCCTTcgctcaactttgccgaagtatGCTATCGATCGTTCGAAACGGGACCCATGGGGATGCGACGATATTCGAATCTAGCACGGAGTCTGGTCAATATGTTCCTGGTGATCACCCAGTTGGGCTTCTGCTGTGTGTACTTTGTGTTCGTGGCCGCGAACCTGAAGGAAGTGGTCGCGCATTACTTCTTCGATCTAGATACTAGGGTCTATCTTCTGCTGATGTTGGTTCCAATGGTGCTGTTGAATCTGGTAAAGAACCTGAAATTTCTGACGCCGGTTTCGCTGATCGCGGCTTGTCTTACTGTGGCAG GTCTCGCGTGCACGTTCTACTTTGTCCTCCAGGATTTACCGAACACGCATTCGGTGAAACCGTGGGCGTCGTGGGCACAGTTGCCACTCTACTTTGGAACGGCAGTCTATGCATTTGAGGGAATTGGGATTGTATTGCCGTTGGAGAACAACATGAAAACTCCGGAGGATTTTGGTGGATGGACTGGAGTGCTCAATACGGGAATGGTGATCGTTGCCTGTCTCTACACGGCTGTGGGATTCTTCGGCTACCTGAAATACGGTGAAGACGTACAAGGAAGCATCACGCTTAATCTACCCGGAGATCAATT CATCGCCCAACTGGTCCGGATCATGATGGCCCTGGCCATATTCTTCTCCTACGGTCTGCAGTTCTACGTTCCCATTTCGATCCTGAACCCGTCAATTCGCCGGAGGCTCCACTCCGAGCAGGCCCAACTAATCGGTGAGTATCTGCTGCGGGTCGGCCTGGTGGTATTTACCTTCCTGCTGGCGGCCATGATCCCCAACCTGGGGGCCGTCATTTCGCTGGTCGGCGCAGTCAGTAGCTCCACGCTGGCATTGATCTTCCCGCCGTTGATCGAGATCATAACATTTTGGCCCGATGGCCTCGGACGGAACTACTGGGTCCTGTGGAAGGATATTGCCATTATGACCTTCGGGATCTGTGGGTTCGTGTTCGGGACGTACACCAGCGTGGCGCAGATCATCAATCCGGATTTACACTAA